The Caldanaerobius fijiensis DSM 17918 genome includes a region encoding these proteins:
- a CDS encoding tetraprenyl-beta-curcumene synthase family protein, giving the protein MEIKDNLYQARLIFDYVTKVFPIVDNEVNDYMALAKNIPDFELQRQALNSIETKKFHCIGGSVYALYPSVDKKNMVHFVTAYQTISDYLDNLCDRAGEYDEMAFRQLHKAMTDALDPESELVDYYKYYPYKDDGGYLNYLVTQCKNYIEMLPSYDVIKNDALYLAQLYSDLQVYKHISLEAREKKMRQWFNKYISEHPDINGWEFSAATGSTLGVFMLAALAHKADLDQEEVEDVLKAYFPWICGLHILLDYYIDLYEDIEEGDLNFVSYYETNKKCEERLSYFLTNALQRSMKLKYPLFHHTIVEGLIAMYLSDPKAKINAHKEITRRLIKKAGRFAGLLYYICLGLRKASKL; this is encoded by the coding sequence ATGGAGATAAAGGATAATTTATACCAAGCGAGATTGATATTTGATTACGTTACAAAGGTATTCCCCATTGTAGATAATGAGGTAAATGATTATATGGCGCTGGCTAAAAATATACCAGACTTTGAGTTGCAAAGACAGGCTTTGAATAGCATTGAAACTAAAAAATTTCACTGTATCGGCGGGAGTGTTTATGCACTTTATCCGTCTGTCGATAAAAAAAATATGGTTCATTTTGTGACGGCATATCAGACGATAAGCGATTATCTGGATAATCTATGCGATAGAGCAGGAGAATATGATGAGATGGCTTTTAGACAGCTGCATAAAGCCATGACGGATGCGCTGGATCCTGAATCAGAGCTGGTAGATTACTATAAATACTATCCATATAAAGATGATGGAGGATATCTAAATTATCTTGTGACTCAGTGCAAAAATTATATTGAAATGTTGCCTTCATATGATGTCATTAAAAATGATGCTTTGTATCTTGCCCAATTGTATTCGGACTTACAGGTATATAAACATATATCGCTGGAAGCAAGGGAAAAGAAGATGCGGCAATGGTTTAATAAGTACATTTCAGAACATCCCGATATCAATGGATGGGAATTTTCTGCGGCTACAGGTTCTACATTGGGTGTATTTATGTTGGCAGCCTTAGCCCATAAAGCCGACTTAGATCAGGAAGAAGTAGAAGATGTTCTCAAAGCATATTTTCCCTGGATATGTGGTCTACATATTTTGTTGGATTATTATATTGATTTATATGAAGATATAGAAGAAGGGGATTTAAACTTTGTAAGCTATTATGAAACCAATAAAAAATGCGAGGAGCGCTTAAGCTATTTTTTGACGAACGCATTACAACGATCTATGAAACTAAAATATCCTCTATTTCACCATACTATAGTGGAAGGGCTTATAGCTATGTATTTATCTGATCCAAAGGCAAAGATAAATGCCCACAAAGAAATAACCCGGCGGCTTATAAAAAAGGCAGGGAGGTTTGCCGGATTACTATACTATATATGCCTTGGTTTGAGGAAAGCGTCAAAATTATAA
- a CDS encoding ArsR/SmtB family transcription factor: MKEIVDIEKYEAIVHKLKAIAHPYRLCIVRGLIMDDGCNVSTMQECLKLPQSTVSQHLAKLKAAGIVEGERKGLEICYKVVDEDIKKIVKVLFD; encoded by the coding sequence ATGAAAGAAATTGTAGATATAGAAAAATATGAAGCAATTGTTCATAAGCTGAAGGCTATTGCGCACCCTTACAGGTTGTGTATTGTGCGTGGTCTTATAATGGATGATGGCTGTAATGTATCTACCATGCAAGAGTGCTTAAAGTTGCCCCAATCCACGGTATCACAACATTTAGCAAAATTAAAGGCAGCGGGGATCGTAGAGGGTGAACGCAAAGGCCTGGAAATATGCTATAAGGTGGTAGATGAGGACATCAAAAAAATAGTTAAGGTCCTATTTGATTGA
- the aroF gene encoding 3-deoxy-7-phosphoheptulonate synthase, whose translation MVIVMKPEAKKADIDKVVRYVSNLGLTPHVIEGQERSVIGVIGDVSILLDKPITTMDGVENVVRISVPYKLASRMLKPEDTVIKIGSVKIGSGNFVIMAGPCAVESYEQMIETAKAVKKSGATVLRGGAYKPRSSPYSFQGLEEEGLKILKQVGKEVDMLTISEVVNTQHVELVAEYVDILQIGSRNMQNFQLLTEVGKAKKPVMLKRGLSSTIEEWLNAAEYIMKEGNYDVILCERGIRTFETYTRNTLDLNAVAAVRRLSHLPVVVDPSHGTGRRELIGPMSRAAVAAGADGLIIEVHPHPEEALSDGAQSLTPAEFDVVCQEVQRILSVMR comes from the coding sequence ATGGTAATTGTCATGAAGCCGGAGGCTAAAAAGGCGGATATAGATAAAGTAGTAAGATATGTAAGCAACCTTGGCCTGACACCTCATGTAATAGAAGGACAGGAACGTTCAGTTATAGGGGTTATTGGTGATGTCAGCATATTGCTAGACAAACCTATCACAACCATGGATGGCGTTGAAAATGTGGTCAGGATATCTGTCCCGTATAAACTTGCCAGCAGGATGCTTAAACCTGAAGACACTGTGATTAAAATAGGTAGTGTAAAAATTGGCAGTGGAAACTTCGTCATAATGGCGGGACCTTGTGCGGTGGAGAGCTATGAGCAGATGATTGAGACGGCAAAAGCGGTTAAAAAATCAGGAGCGACGGTATTGAGAGGTGGTGCGTATAAACCTAGGTCCTCACCTTATTCTTTCCAGGGTTTAGAAGAAGAAGGTCTGAAGATATTAAAACAGGTTGGCAAAGAAGTGGATATGCTGACTATAAGCGAGGTTGTGAATACTCAGCATGTGGAATTGGTTGCGGAATATGTTGACATACTTCAGATTGGTTCTAGAAATATGCAAAATTTTCAACTACTAACAGAAGTGGGCAAGGCTAAAAAGCCTGTGATGCTCAAAAGGGGATTGTCGTCCACTATCGAAGAATGGCTTAATGCAGCTGAATATATCATGAAAGAAGGTAATTATGATGTGATCCTCTGTGAAAGAGGGATAAGAACCTTTGAGACCTATACGCGCAACACATTGGACCTAAATGCGGTGGCCGCCGTCAGGCGCTTGAGTCATTTACCTGTTGTGGTAGACCCAAGTCATGGTACAGGCAGAAGAGAACTTATAGGGCCCATGTCCAGAGCGGCAGTAGCCGCAGGAGCTGACGGTCTTATTATAGAGGTGCATCCTCATCCTGAGGAAGCTTTATCTGATGGAGCTCAATCCTTGACACCAGCTGAATTTGATGTGGTATGTCAAGAGGTTCAGCGCATTTTAAGCGTGATGAGATAG
- the sspI gene encoding small acid-soluble spore protein SspI, whose product MDIIAAVINNLKGKTKDELRNIIDDAVASKDESTIPGLGVVFSATWKHMSEVEKNQVMDYVDRGLKAT is encoded by the coding sequence GTGGATATAATAGCTGCTGTGATAAATAATTTGAAAGGAAAAACCAAGGATGAATTGAGAAACATAATCGACGATGCCGTAGCTAGCAAAGATGAGAGCACAATACCAGGCCTCGGTGTGGTATTTAGTGCCACGTGGAAACACATGAGCGAGGTTGAAAAAAATCAGGTAATGGATTATGTGGATAGAGGATTAAAGGCTACATAA
- a CDS encoding glutamine synthetase III family protein, protein MMQNLPSEMFGSYVFNDSVMRERLPKATYKALRKTIDEGLPLDPQVAEVVANAMKDWAIEKGATHFTHWFQPLTGITAEKHDSFISPTSDGRVIMEFSGKELIKGEPDASSFPSGGLRATFEARGYTAWDCTSPAFVKDNTLYIPTAFCSYTGEALDLKTPLLRSMEALSKQALRVLRLFGNTTAKKVITTVGPEQEYFLIDKSMYDKRKDLILTGRTLFGAKSPKGQEMEDHYFASIKERVLAYMKELDEELWKLGVSAKTKHNEVAPSQHELAPVFTTTNIATDHNQLTMEIMKKVALRHGLVCLLHEKPFEGVNGSGKHNNWSMSTDDGQNLLDPGKTPHENAQFLVFLCAVIKAIDEYADLLRVAAASPGNDHRLGANEAPPAIISIFLGEQLTDILEQIENGGATSSKEGGVLKIGVSTLPALPKDSTDRNRTSPFAFTGNKFEFRMIGSSASIATANYILNTIVAEELSQIADRLENASNFDEEVQNLLQEIVKNHKRIIFNGNGYSEEWVEEAKRRGLPNLRSTVEAIPALIAEKNIRVMEKHGVLSRVELEARYEIMLENYSKTINIEALTMLDIAKRQLLPAVIYFTTKLAESINSIKATGLDVDTSAQAELLKEVSSLTAAFKKSIGELEQTVEKASEMEGDSYKLACYYRDVVFVKMGEVRKIADKLETLVDKELWPLPSYSDMLFSV, encoded by the coding sequence ATGATGCAAAACTTACCAAGCGAAATGTTTGGCTCTTATGTTTTCAACGATTCAGTTATGAGAGAACGGCTTCCAAAGGCCACATACAAGGCATTGAGAAAAACTATCGACGAAGGGCTTCCTCTTGATCCACAGGTGGCAGAAGTGGTCGCCAATGCTATGAAAGATTGGGCGATAGAAAAAGGCGCTACTCATTTTACCCACTGGTTTCAACCGCTGACAGGTATAACAGCTGAAAAGCATGATTCTTTCATATCTCCCACCTCTGACGGCAGGGTTATTATGGAGTTTTCCGGCAAGGAATTGATAAAAGGTGAACCCGATGCATCCTCCTTTCCATCTGGCGGTCTCAGAGCTACATTTGAGGCAAGGGGATATACCGCATGGGATTGCACGTCGCCGGCTTTTGTAAAAGATAATACACTGTATATTCCTACGGCCTTTTGTTCTTATACCGGTGAAGCTCTGGACCTTAAAACTCCTCTGCTGAGGTCAATGGAGGCACTTTCAAAACAGGCACTTCGCGTGTTGCGTTTATTCGGCAACACCACGGCTAAAAAAGTTATTACCACGGTTGGTCCTGAACAGGAGTATTTCTTGATAGATAAAAGCATGTACGATAAAAGGAAAGACCTTATCCTCACTGGTAGGACCCTCTTTGGGGCAAAATCGCCCAAAGGCCAGGAAATGGAAGACCACTACTTTGCTTCAATAAAAGAGAGAGTACTGGCATACATGAAGGAATTAGATGAGGAATTGTGGAAACTAGGTGTTTCAGCCAAAACAAAGCATAACGAAGTCGCGCCATCGCAGCATGAATTGGCACCTGTATTCACCACGACAAACATTGCTACAGACCATAATCAATTGACCATGGAAATCATGAAAAAGGTGGCTTTAAGGCATGGGCTTGTATGTCTGCTACATGAGAAACCTTTTGAGGGTGTCAATGGCTCGGGCAAACACAATAACTGGTCCATGAGCACAGACGACGGGCAAAATCTTCTGGATCCAGGTAAAACACCTCATGAGAATGCCCAGTTCCTTGTATTTCTTTGCGCTGTAATCAAGGCTATCGATGAGTACGCTGACCTGCTCAGAGTTGCCGCAGCATCTCCTGGAAATGACCACCGACTGGGTGCCAATGAAGCTCCACCTGCCATTATATCCATATTCCTGGGCGAACAGCTTACAGATATATTAGAACAGATCGAAAATGGCGGAGCCACCAGCAGCAAAGAAGGCGGCGTGCTGAAGATAGGCGTTTCAACCTTGCCGGCATTGCCCAAAGATAGTACCGACAGAAATAGAACATCACCATTTGCATTTACAGGAAACAAATTTGAATTCAGGATGATCGGTTCTTCAGCATCAATAGCAACAGCCAATTATATACTTAATACCATCGTCGCTGAAGAGCTATCTCAAATAGCAGATAGACTGGAGAATGCATCTAACTTTGATGAAGAAGTGCAAAACCTATTGCAAGAAATAGTAAAGAACCACAAGAGAATAATATTCAATGGCAACGGATACTCAGAAGAATGGGTAGAAGAAGCCAAAAGGAGAGGTTTGCCTAATCTTCGTTCAACCGTAGAAGCTATTCCTGCCTTAATCGCCGAAAAGAATATCAGAGTCATGGAAAAGCACGGGGTATTGAGTAGAGTTGAATTGGAAGCCAGATACGAGATAATGCTGGAAAACTACAGCAAAACCATAAACATAGAAGCCTTAACTATGCTGGATATAGCAAAACGTCAGCTTTTGCCTGCTGTAATATACTTTACAACAAAACTGGCAGAATCCATAAATTCCATCAAAGCTACCGGCTTAGATGTGGATACCAGCGCACAAGCCGAACTGCTAAAAGAAGTATCTTCTTTGACGGCGGCTTTTAAAAAGAGCATAGGTGAATTGGAGCAGACTGTAGAAAAGGCATCAGAGATGGAAGGCGATTCCTATAAGCTGGCCTGTTATTATAGGGATGTAGTGTTTGTAAAGATGGGCGAAGTAAGGAAAATTGCAGATAAACTCGAAACATTGGTAGACAAAGAACTATGGCCGTTGCCCTCATATTCCGATATGTTGTTCAGTGTATAA
- a CDS encoding DUF503 domain-containing protein, which produces MYVGTIKIYLVANWVHSLKEKRMIIKSLASKVRNKFNVSIAEIGNQDLHQSIVLGIACIGSDYVYADNIIEDVLNFIEKSTDAYVSNVEKEIISL; this is translated from the coding sequence ATGTACGTGGGAACTATAAAGATTTATCTCGTAGCTAACTGGGTACATTCTTTAAAAGAAAAAAGGATGATTATAAAAAGCCTGGCGAGTAAAGTAAGAAATAAATTTAATGTCTCGATTGCAGAAATAGGAAATCAGGATTTGCACCAATCAATTGTGCTAGGAATCGCCTGTATAGGCAGTGATTACGTTTATGCCGATAATATAATTGAGGATGTTTTGAACTTTATTGAAAAGAGCACAGATGCTTATGTTAGTAATGTAGAAAAAGAAATAATTTCACTGTGA
- the pheA gene encoding prephenate dehydratase, which translates to MKLSFLGPKGTFTEEACIKYDSVSEHIEYPTIDMVVASVRDRKTDEGIVPIENSIEGSVNLTLDTILEEQELFIKGEVLLPIRHNLVSKCSDLQEIEIVISHPHALAQCYRHIKELLPGVEIATAESTAKAAFIASQEGRGIAAIATLRAAQLYDLNVLVRDIQDFDNNITRFIVVSREENSVRGDCKTSIVFSTENKPGSLYNVLKEFAIRGLNLTKIESRPSKKSFGEYIFFVDVDGHKDDELMKEALKAVRSITSYFRILGCYPKGRL; encoded by the coding sequence TTGAAATTATCTTTCCTTGGTCCAAAAGGCACGTTTACAGAAGAAGCCTGTATAAAATATGATAGTGTGTCTGAACACATAGAATATCCTACCATTGATATGGTTGTGGCATCTGTCAGGGATAGAAAAACCGATGAAGGGATTGTACCTATTGAAAACTCTATAGAAGGTTCTGTAAATCTTACACTGGATACCATACTGGAAGAACAGGAGTTGTTTATTAAAGGCGAGGTACTGTTGCCAATAAGGCACAATTTGGTTTCAAAATGCAGTGATTTACAAGAGATAGAAATAGTCATATCCCATCCCCATGCGTTGGCCCAGTGTTATAGGCATATCAAGGAACTTTTGCCTGGAGTAGAAATCGCAACGGCAGAGAGCACTGCAAAGGCAGCTTTTATTGCATCGCAGGAAGGAAGGGGTATTGCTGCTATTGCTACCCTTAGAGCAGCTCAATTATATGATTTGAATGTACTTGTAAGAGATATTCAAGACTTTGATAACAATATTACGCGATTTATAGTTGTATCCCGAGAAGAAAATTCTGTGAGGGGCGATTGCAAAACCTCTATAGTGTTCTCTACCGAAAATAAGCCGGGTAGTCTTTACAATGTATTGAAAGAATTTGCGATTAGAGGTTTAAATTTAACAAAAATTGAATCCAGACCATCTAAAAAGAGTTTTGGCGAATACATTTTCTTTGTAGACGTGGATGGACATAAAGATGATGAACTTATGAAAGAAGCTCTTAAAGCGGTTAGATCTATAACCAGCTATTTCAGGATCTTGGGTTGTTACCCGAAAGGTAGATTATAA
- a CDS encoding DsrE/DsrF/DrsH-like family protein → MKVLIVGGVAGGASAAARLRRLDENAQIIMFERGPYISYANCGLPYYIGEVIKEKSKLQVQTPEAMSKRFNIDIRVNSEVIKILPQEKAVLVHDLVNDRIYKETYDKLLLSPGAEPIKPNIPGVDSDRVFTLRNIPDTYRIKDFIDSKKPKNAVVVGAGFIGLELAENLHNVGINVSIVELADHVIGPMDFDMAALVHHHIESKNVGLYLNDGVKALYHYDDYSEVELNSGKRIKTDMIVLGIGVRPEVKLAKEAGLALGSRGGIKVNQYMQTSDPDIYAVGDAIEVKDFINGSDTLIPLAGPANKQGRIAADNIAGRKSEYKGTQGTSILKVFDLTVAFTGNNERALNNAGLKYQKIIIHPSSHATYYPGALPMSIKLLFSEDDGKVLGAQIVGYEGVDKRIDVIATTIRAGMTVFDLEELELAYAPPYSSAKDPVNMAGFVAANVLRGDCDVIHWDAVEKRDKERTFLIDVRTPLEYSLGTIEGAVNIPVDNLRNRLEEIPRDKEIIIFCQVGLRGYIACRILMQHGFKSVKNLSGGYKTYEAVTKKLTHEGIIEYDEQMNPEKVDESKLKDLEAKKKLDNQINNSVVDGNIKVTLSVDACGLQCPGPIMQTYNAIKSMNTGEILEIKASDPGFENDIKVWCERTGNQLLDLKWENKTIVALIKKGEEENKSVASESVNHDKAIIVFSGDLDKAIASFIIANGAASMGRKVTMFFTFWGLNVLRKPEKVSVSKDFISRMFGMMMPRGSKRLKLSKMNMGGIGARLIRYIMQKKNVTSLEDLIQQAMKNGVKIVACNMSMDIMGIKKEELIDGVEVGGVASFIGAAERSDTTLFI, encoded by the coding sequence ATGAAGGTACTGATTGTAGGAGGCGTGGCGGGCGGTGCATCTGCTGCAGCCCGTTTGAGAAGGTTAGATGAGAATGCGCAGATAATTATGTTTGAAAGAGGGCCATATATCTCTTATGCCAACTGTGGCCTTCCTTATTACATCGGTGAGGTAATAAAAGAAAAGTCGAAGTTGCAGGTACAGACTCCGGAAGCCATGTCTAAAAGATTCAACATAGATATAAGGGTAAACAGTGAAGTAATAAAAATTTTGCCACAAGAAAAAGCAGTTCTGGTTCACGATCTGGTTAATGATAGGATATACAAGGAAACCTATGATAAGCTTTTGCTGTCGCCGGGAGCTGAACCTATAAAGCCCAACATACCGGGCGTGGATAGCGACAGGGTGTTTACATTGAGAAACATACCTGATACCTACAGAATAAAAGATTTTATCGATAGTAAAAAGCCTAAAAATGCTGTTGTGGTTGGAGCTGGATTTATTGGGCTGGAGCTAGCTGAAAATCTTCACAACGTAGGGATAAATGTAAGCATAGTGGAACTGGCTGATCATGTGATAGGGCCTATGGATTTTGATATGGCAGCTTTGGTTCACCACCATATAGAATCGAAAAATGTGGGATTGTATTTAAATGATGGGGTAAAAGCGCTGTATCATTATGACGACTATTCTGAAGTAGAATTAAACAGCGGGAAAAGAATTAAAACTGATATGATTGTGTTGGGAATAGGTGTAAGGCCTGAGGTCAAACTGGCTAAGGAGGCAGGTCTCGCGTTAGGCAGCAGGGGTGGCATAAAGGTCAACCAGTATATGCAGACATCTGATCCTGATATATATGCAGTCGGTGATGCCATTGAAGTAAAAGACTTTATAAACGGCAGTGATACATTGATACCGCTGGCAGGTCCTGCTAACAAACAGGGGCGAATTGCTGCTGACAATATAGCGGGTCGAAAGTCAGAATACAAAGGGACTCAAGGTACATCCATCTTAAAAGTTTTTGATCTCACTGTGGCTTTTACGGGCAATAATGAGCGGGCTTTGAACAACGCAGGGTTAAAATATCAAAAAATTATAATACATCCTAGTTCTCATGCGACCTATTATCCTGGTGCTCTGCCTATGTCTATAAAGTTGCTTTTTTCAGAGGACGACGGAAAGGTGCTGGGGGCACAGATAGTAGGTTATGAGGGTGTGGACAAGCGCATAGATGTTATAGCTACTACGATTCGTGCGGGCATGACAGTTTTTGATCTTGAAGAACTGGAACTGGCATATGCACCTCCATATTCATCAGCCAAAGACCCCGTTAATATGGCAGGCTTTGTGGCTGCTAACGTGTTAAGGGGCGACTGCGACGTCATTCACTGGGATGCTGTTGAGAAAAGGGATAAAGAGAGGACATTCCTCATCGATGTGCGTACGCCTTTGGAGTATAGCCTTGGAACCATTGAAGGTGCTGTAAATATACCTGTTGACAATTTAAGAAATAGATTAGAGGAGATTCCCAGGGATAAAGAAATAATCATTTTCTGCCAGGTAGGATTGAGGGGCTATATAGCTTGTAGAATATTGATGCAACATGGATTTAAATCTGTAAAAAATCTCAGCGGTGGATATAAGACATATGAAGCTGTAACCAAAAAATTGACTCATGAGGGTATAATAGAGTATGACGAACAGATGAATCCGGAAAAGGTTGATGAATCGAAGTTGAAGGATTTAGAAGCAAAAAAAAAACTAGATAACCAGATCAATAATAGTGTAGTTGATGGCAATATAAAGGTGACACTATCAGTGGATGCCTGCGGTCTTCAGTGCCCTGGACCTATAATGCAGACGTATAATGCTATAAAGTCTATGAATACCGGTGAGATTCTTGAGATCAAGGCATCAGATCCCGGTTTTGAAAACGACATAAAGGTATGGTGTGAGAGAACGGGAAATCAGCTCCTTGATTTGAAGTGGGAGAATAAGACCATAGTTGCCCTCATTAAAAAGGGTGAGGAAGAAAATAAATCCGTAGCTTCAGAATCAGTTAACCACGATAAAGCAATAATAGTATTCAGCGGAGATCTGGATAAAGCTATAGCTTCATTTATAATAGCCAATGGCGCTGCATCAATGGGACGGAAGGTGACCATGTTCTTTACATTCTGGGGATTAAATGTATTGAGGAAACCTGAAAAAGTATCGGTATCCAAGGATTTTATAAGCAGGATGTTTGGTATGATGATGCCCAGGGGCTCAAAGAGGTTAAAGCTTTCCAAGATGAATATGGGCGGGATAGGCGCAAGGCTTATACGTTATATCATGCAGAAAAAGAATGTTACCTCTTTGGAGGATCTGATTCAGCAAGCTATGAAAAATGGTGTAAAGATCGTAGCATGCAATATGTCTATGGATATCATGGGTATAAAAAAAGAAGAATTGATTGATGGCGTAGAAGTCGGTGGCGTAGCTTCATTTATAGGTGCTGCTGAGCGTTCAGATACTACATTATTTATCTAA
- a CDS encoding ACT domain-containing protein: MLVKQVSVFLENKPGRLADITRLLGDNGIDISALSLADTTNFGILRIIVNDPDRAVRIIKENGFTVKTTEVLAVEVEDRPGGLAKVLKILEEQNVSIEYAYSFVKRNEDKAYVLLKVEQPQKVVELLKDTDLRVLTDEEVYGL; encoded by the coding sequence ATGCTGGTTAAACAGGTATCAGTATTTCTTGAGAATAAGCCTGGCAGGCTCGCTGATATTACCAGATTGTTGGGCGATAATGGCATAGATATAAGTGCATTGTCGTTAGCTGATACGACGAATTTTGGAATACTGAGGATCATTGTGAATGACCCGGATAGAGCGGTTCGTATAATTAAAGAAAACGGATTTACAGTAAAGACTACAGAAGTACTGGCCGTTGAAGTGGAAGATAGGCCAGGTGGTCTTGCAAAGGTATTAAAGATATTAGAAGAACAAAACGTTAGTATAGAGTATGCTTATTCCTTTGTGAAAAGAAATGAAGATAAGGCGTATGTTCTTTTAAAAGTTGAACAACCTCAAAAAGTGGTAGAACTTTTAAAAGATACAGATTTGAGAGTGTTGACAGACGAAGAGGTATACGGATTATAA
- a CDS encoding polyprenyl synthetase family protein codes for MLSTQNNAFVENLDIENLYDITGAIKIVENRLSSIVEECDDFIKVLLRKFLLSGKKIRPKLVLLSGLCFSAMNDEMINSAVVAEVIHTASLIHDDIIDKSDYRRNMPTVNSLLGNHAAVLAGDFLFAKAFEILSKNKLYKQMEYVVTAIQELCAGEMLQARDLFNIKVSEDHYFERISKKTASLLSACCKAGAQSSNASVDEIKKMGEYGIFIGYAFQIIDDLLDVMGKKEMIGKPLAQDIEQGNLTLPFIYLLQNPRIKDKYMTKLKDKTITKDIKLELINDLEQSGIITEVYQKATYFVQKAKEALDGIPDSVYKTMLMRLSDEVLYRTF; via the coding sequence ATGCTTTCAACTCAAAATAATGCTTTTGTAGAAAATCTCGATATAGAGAATTTATACGACATAACCGGTGCCATAAAAATTGTCGAAAATAGATTATCATCCATTGTAGAAGAATGCGATGATTTTATCAAGGTCTTGCTAAGGAAATTTCTCTTATCCGGCAAAAAAATCAGGCCAAAGTTAGTACTATTATCTGGTTTGTGTTTTTCTGCAATGAATGACGAGATGATCAACTCCGCAGTAGTAGCAGAGGTAATACACACTGCTTCGCTGATACACGATGATATTATTGATAAATCAGATTATAGAAGGAATATGCCAACAGTTAACAGTCTTTTAGGGAACCATGCAGCAGTACTGGCCGGTGATTTTTTATTTGCCAAAGCTTTTGAGATACTATCAAAAAATAAACTGTACAAGCAGATGGAATACGTAGTCACAGCAATTCAGGAATTATGTGCAGGCGAAATGCTTCAAGCCCGTGACCTCTTCAATATAAAAGTATCTGAAGATCACTACTTTGAACGAATAAGCAAAAAAACAGCGTCACTTCTATCGGCCTGTTGTAAAGCAGGTGCTCAAAGTAGCAATGCCTCCGTTGATGAAATAAAAAAGATGGGCGAATACGGCATATTTATAGGGTACGCCTTTCAAATAATCGATGATCTGTTAGATGTTATGGGGAAAAAAGAAATGATAGGCAAACCTCTTGCCCAAGACATAGAGCAGGGCAATTTAACCCTACCTTTTATATATCTATTACAAAACCCTCGAATTAAGGATAAGTATATGACAAAACTAAAAGATAAAACCATAACAAAAGATATCAAACTTGAATTAATAAATGATTTGGAGCAATCAGGGATTATTACAGAAGTTTACCAAAAAGCAACATATTTTGTGCAGAAAGCCAAAGAAGCCCTAGATGGAATTCCTGATTCGGTGTATAAAACAATGCTAATGCGCTTATCTGACGAAGTGCTCTACAGAACATTTTGA